Proteins found in one Plasmodium sp. gorilla clade G2 genome assembly, chromosome: 14 genomic segment:
- a CDS encoding cytochrome c1 precursor, putative — protein sequence MAGGGAMNNLFPGYKDKIWLKLPYHFRLYLIKSWNKSFEKDMFKAKIKNNRIKILNYYILDKFKPNDNFKNTHTDYKRQICRGTLEEGCDFYLPDKKSQDRLKNHFEPYTEEENEERKKYKYLNLKYYILFALGFTIVHNTIQSRPVAWCMDSEPPHTPHYPFWFKSMFHSHDIPSVRRGYEVYRQICATCHSMEQLQFRSLVNEVYPENRVKQIAASYDILDGPDETGEMFTRPGILTDSFPKPYPNEEAARYANGGASPPDLSSITTARHNGPDYIFSLLTCYRDPPEGVELRNGLYYNTYFEGGSISMPPPLQDDMIEYEDGTPCNVSQMAKDVVNFLCWAAEPSHDERKLTGLKLISGAFVAMVLMTVWQRFFWTIYATRRIDFGKIKYL from the coding sequence TTTCGATTGTATTTGATTAAATCGTGGAATAAAAGCTTCGAGAAAGATATGTTTAAGgccaaaataaaaaacaaccgaataaaaattttgaattattatatattagacAAATTTAAACCAAATGACAATTTTAAAAACACACACACAGATTACAAAAGACAGATATGTAGGGGTACATTAGAAGAAGGGTGTGATTTTTATTTACCAGATAAAAAGAGTCAAGATAGATTAAAAAATCATTTTGAGCCATATacagaagaagaaaatgaagaaaggaaaaaatataaatatttaaatttaaagtattatatattatttgcatTAGGATTTACAATAGTACATAATACTATACAATCAAGACCAGTAGCATGGTGTATGGATTCTGAACCACCACATACACCTCATTATCCATTTTGGTTTAAATCCATGTTTCATTCACATGATATACCTAGTGTAAGAAGAGGATATGAAGTATATAGACAGATATGTGCTACATGTCATTCTATGGAACAATTACAATTTCGTAGTTTAGTAAATGAAGTATATCCAGAAAATAGAGTTAAACAAATAGCTGCATCATATGATATTTTGGATGGTCCAGATGAAACAGGGGAAATGTTTACAAGACCAGGTATTTTAACAGACTCATTTCCAAAACCATATCCAAATGAAGAAGCGGCAAGATATGCAAATGGTGGTGCATCTCCACCTGACTTGTCAAGTATTACAACAGCTAGACATAATGGTCCAGATTATATTTTCTCATTATTAACATGTTATCGTGATCCACCAGAAGGAGTAGAATTAAGAAAtggattatattataatacttACTTTGAAGGTGGATCAATTTCTATGCCTCCTCCACTTCAAGATGATATGATTGAATATGAAGATGGTACTCCTTGTAATGTTTCACAAATGGCAAAAGATGTTGTAAATTTCTTATGTTGGGCTGCTGAACCTTCTCATGATGAAAGAAAACTAACTGGTCTTAAATTAATTAGTGGCGCATTTGTAGCTATGGTTCTAATGACCGTATGGCAAAGATTCTTCTGGACTATATATGCAACCAGAAGAATTGACTTTGGAAAAAtcaaatatttatag